A region from the Leptolyngbya iicbica LK genome encodes:
- a CDS encoding ComF family protein, whose product MTWATYQGALKRAIAALKYDQHPELALPLGSALGQRWQQSPLTRRSPLVVPIPMFAAKQRERGYNQAELIAKAFCHQTGLTLVRQGLVRQRATAPQFGLGMEARRQNLAGAFSMGKAFQQRPQQPVLLLDDIYTTGTTVQIAAQELRRCGISVCGVATVARAVMEQAQSEQ is encoded by the coding sequence TTGACTTGGGCAACTTATCAGGGAGCCTTAAAGCGGGCGATCGCAGCCCTCAAATATGATCAGCATCCTGAGTTGGCGTTGCCGCTCGGCTCGGCCCTGGGGCAGCGTTGGCAGCAATCTCCCCTTACTCGGAGATCGCCCCTGGTCGTACCCATCCCGATGTTTGCGGCAAAGCAGCGCGAGCGGGGTTATAACCAAGCCGAGCTAATCGCCAAAGCGTTTTGCCATCAAACGGGCTTGACGCTGGTACGCCAGGGCTTAGTGCGACAACGGGCCACTGCGCCTCAATTTGGCCTGGGAATGGAGGCCCGACGGCAAAATTTGGCAGGCGCATTCTCTATGGGAAAAGCGTTTCAACAGCGACCACAACAGCCTGTTTTATTGTTGGATGATATCTACACGACAGGCACAACGGTTCAAATCGCGGCTCAGGAACTGCGGCGTTGTGGCATTTCTGTATGTGGAGTGGCCACGGTCGCTCGTGCCGTGATGGAGCAAGCCCAATCCGAACAGTGA